The Cuculus canorus isolate bCucCan1 chromosome 5, bCucCan1.pri, whole genome shotgun sequence genome window below encodes:
- the SLC39A13 gene encoding zinc transporter ZIP13 produces the protein MTKHKLLFDGTLSLFMIVACEAQQLLRSQVAASSGPQCEKEAESWGNLFSSERLDACICSLIGSFMVGLSGVFPLLVIPLETGAALRSEAGSQRLKQLLSFAVGGLLGNVFLHLLPEAWAYTCSATTGERQSFQQQKLLGLWVIIGFLTFLVLEKIFLEREEERPGVGFDSKTPAGKIHNGSGYSLPKVAGQSQRAGTGSTQCNGSSLQSYPTDNRIKISGYLNLLANTIDNFTHGLAVAASFLVSRKVGFLTTMAILLHEIPHEVGDFAILLRAGFDRWSAAKMQLYTALGGILGACFAICAQSPKGAGETVAWILPFTSGGFLYIALLNVVPDLLEEKNPWNSLQQILLLCTGITVMVLLSLTTE, from the exons ATGACAAAACATAAGCTTCTGTTTGATGGGACACTTTCCTTGTTTATGATCGTGGCCTGTGAagctcagcagctcctgaggAGTCAAGTTGCTGCTAGTTCTGGTCCTCAGTGTGAGAAGGAGGCAGAGTCTTGGGGAAACCTTTTCAGCAGCGAACGGCTGGATGCCTGTATCTGTTCCCTCATCGGTTCATTCATGGTGGGGCTGAGTGGGGTCTTCCCCTTGCTGGTGATTCCGCTTGagacaggagctgctctgcGGTCAGAAG CTGGATCACAGCGTTTGAAGCAGTTGTTAAGTTTTGCAGTTGGTGGACTACTAGGGAATGTTTTTCTGCACCTGCTTCCTGAAGCCTGGGCCTACACATGCAGTGCAACGACAG gagaaaggcagagctttcagcagcagaagcttCTGGGTCTCTGGGTGATCATTGGTTTCCTGACCTTCCTGGTGCTAGAGAAGATCTTCctagagagagaagaggagcgCCCTGGTGTG GGCTTTGATTCCAAAACACCAGCTGGAAAGATTCACAATGGAAGTGGCTACTCCCTGCCTAAGGTGGCAGGCCAATCCCAAAGAGCAGGAACAGGTTCAACTCAGTGTAATGGCTCCTCTCTCCAGTCTTATCCAACAGATAACAGAATCAAG ATTAGCGGATACCTCAATTTGCTGGCTAACACCATTGATAACTTTACACACGGCTTGGCAGTAGCAGCCAGCTTCCTGGTCAGCAGAAAG GTTGGATTCCTAACCACGATGGCTATTCTCCTGCATGAAATCCCACATGAG GTTGGAGACTTTGCAATCCTACTTCGGGCTGGCTTTGATCGCTGGAGTGCTGCCAAAATGCAGCTTTACACAGCTCTGGGGGGGATTCTAGGAGCCTGCTTTGCAATATGTGCTCAGTCACCAAAAGGAGCAG ggGAAACAGTAGCCTGGATCCTCCCTTTCACTTCTGGAGGATTTCTGTATATTGCCTTGTTAAATGTTGTGCCAGATCTCCTAGAGGAAAAGAATCCTTG GAACTCCCTGCAgcaaattctgctcttgtgTACAGGCATTACAGTCATGGTGCTACTCTCGCTTACAACTGAGTGA